A stretch of Suncus etruscus isolate mSunEtr1 chromosome 9, mSunEtr1.pri.cur, whole genome shotgun sequence DNA encodes these proteins:
- the RAD9A gene encoding cell cycle checkpoint control protein RAD9A: MKCLVTGGNVKVLSKAVHSLSRVGDELYLEPLEDGLSLRTVNSSRSAYACFLFAPLFFQQYQAAAPGQDPLRCKILMKSFLSVFRSPALLEKTVECCCLSLGGQSSRLVVQLHCKYGVRKTHNLSFEDSESLQAVFDAARCPHLLRAPARVLAEAILPFPLTLAEVTLGIGQGHRVILRSYQEEETDSPVRAMVTEMSLAEADFQQLQAQEGAAVTFCLKEFRGLLSFAEAANLSLSIHFDVPGRPAVFAISDSYLDCHFVLATLSEPDPQPQAPGPSTPCQPPSQPHSSPHLDSFASDDIDSYMISMETTVGSSEGSLPPDLQRPCSPHSPEEEEDEDAQSDTVPGTPPTKKFRSLFFGSVLAPTRSPQSPGPVLAEDSEGEG, translated from the exons ATGAAGTGTCTGGTCACGGGCGGCAACGTGAAGG tgctcagcaaGGCCGTCCACTCCCTGTCCCGCGTGGGGGACGAGCTCTACCTGGAGCCCCTGGAGGACGGA CTCTCCCTGCGCACCGTGAACTCCTCTCGCTCCGCCTATGCCTGCTTCCTTTTTGCCCCACTCTTCTTCCAGCAGTACCAGGCGGCCGCCCCAGGCCAGGACCCCCTGCGCTGCAAGATCCTGATGAAG TCATTCCTGTCCGTGTTCCGCTCGCCAGCTTTGCTGGAGAAGACGGTGGAGTGCTGCTGCCTCTCGCTCGGTGGCCAGAGCAGCCGTCTGGTGGTCCAACTGCACTGCAAATACG GGGTGAGAAAGACGCACAACCTATCATTTGAGGACTCCGAGTCACTGCAGGCCGTCTTCGATGCTGCCCGTTGTCCCCACCTACTCCGTGCCCCAGCCAG GGTCCTGGCCGAGGCCATCCTGCCCTTCCCCTTGACGCTGGCCGAAGTGACGCTGGGCATTGGCCAGGGCCACAGGGTCATCCTGCGCAGCTACCAGGAGGAAGAGACAG ACAGCCCTGTTAGAGCCATGGTGACCGAGATGAGCCTTGCGGAGGCCGACTTCCAGCAGCTGCAAGCCCAGGAAGGGGCAGCTGTCACATTCTGCCTTAAGGAATTCCGG GGACTCCTGAGCTTTGCCGAGGCAGCCAACCTGTCGCTCAGCATTCACTTTGATGTGCCTGGCAG GCCTGCTGTGTTTGCCATCTCAGACTCCTACCTGGACTGCCACTTCGTCCTGGCCACGCTCTCGGAGCCTGACCCACAACCCCAGGCCCCAGGCCCCTCGACGCCCTGCCAGCCGCCATCCCAGCCCCACAG CTCGCCCCACCTGGATAGCTTTGCCAGTGACGACATCGACTCCTACATGATCTCCATGGAGACTACGGTGGGCAGCAGCGAGGGCTCCCTCCCCCCTGACCTCCAGCGCCCCTGCAGCCCCCACAGccctgaggaggaggaagatgaagatgcGCAGTCTGACACAGTGCCTGGGACGCCCCCAACCAAGAAG TTCCGCTCGCTGTTCTTTGGCTCCGTCCTGGCCCCCACACGGTCCCCGCAGAGCCCTGGCCCAGTGCTGGCCGAAGACAGCGAGGGCGAAGGCTAA
- the PPP1CA gene encoding serine/threonine-protein phosphatase PP1-alpha catalytic subunit — MSDSEKLNLDSIIGRLLEVQGSRPGKNVQLTENEIRGLCLKSREIFLSQPILLELEAPLKICGDIHGQYYDLLRLFEYGGFPPESNYLFLGDYVDRGKQSLETICLLLAYKIKYPENFFLLRGNHECASINRIYGFYDECKRRYNIKLWKTFTDCFNCLPIAAIVDEKIFCCHGGLSPDLQSMEQIRRIMRPTDVPDQGLLCDLLWSDPDKDVQGWGENDRGVSFTFGAEVVAKFLHKHDLDLICRAHQVVEDGYEFFAKRQLVTLFSAPNYCGEFDNAGAMMSVDETLMCSFQILKPADKNKGKYGQFSGLNPGGRPITPPRNSAKAKK, encoded by the exons ATGTCCGACAGCGAGAAGCTCAACCTGGACTCCATCATCGGGCGCCTGCTGGAAG TGCAGGGCTCGCGGCCCGGCAAGAACGTCCAGCTCACGGAGAATGAGATCCGCGGGCTGTGCCTCAAGTCCCGGGAGATCTTCCTGAGCCAGCCCATCCTGCTGGAGCTCGAGGCCCCGCTCAAGATCTGCG GCGACATCCACGGCCAGTACTACGACCTCCTGCGGCTCTTCGAGTACGGGGGCTTCCCGCCCGAGAGCAATTACCTCTTCCTGGGCGACTACGTGGACCGGGGCAAGCAGTCGCTGGAGACCATCTGCCTGCTGCTGGCCTACAAGATCAAGTACCCCGAGAACTTCTTCTTGCTGCGGGGCAACCACGAGTGCGCCAGCATCAACCGCATCTATGGCTTCTACGACGAGT GCAAGAGGCGCTACAACATCAAGCTGTGGAAGACCTTCACCGACTGCTTCAACTGCCTGCCCATCGCCGCCATCGTGGATGAGAAGATTTTCTGCTGCCATGGAG GCCTGTCCCCAGACCTGCAGTCCATGGAGCAGATCCGGCGCATCATGAGGCCGACGGATGTGCCCGACCAGGGGCTGTTGTGTGACCTGCTGTGGTCGGACCCCGACAAGGACGTGCAGGGTTGGGGCGAGAACGACCGCGGCGTCTCCTTCACCTTCGGGGCTGAGGTGGTGGCCAAGTTCTTGCACAAGCACGACCTAGACCTCATCTGCAGGGCACACCAG GTGGTCGAGGACGGCTACGAGTTCTTTGCCAAGCGGCAGCTGGTGACACTCTTCTCAGCTCCCAACTACTGTGGCGAGTTCGACAATGCAGGAGCGATGATGAGCGTGGACGAGACGCTCATGTGCTCCTTCCAG ATTCTCAAGCCAGCCGACAAGAACAAGGGAAAGTACGGGCAGTTCAGCGGCCTGAATCCCGGGGGCCGGCCCATCACCCCACCCCGCAACTCAGCCAAAGCCAAGAAATAG
- the TBC1D10C gene encoding carabin isoform X2, translating into MAQALGDDLVQDDSSSLGSDSELNGPGPYRQADRYGFIGGSSAELRQGQPPADLVRHREMKWVEMTSHWEKTMSRRYKKVKMKCRKGIPSALRARCWPLLCGAHVCQSNNPKTYEELAKAPGDPQWMETIRRDLHRQFPLHEMFVSPQGHGQQGLLEVLKAYTLFRPEQGYCQAQGPVAAVLLMHLPPEEAFWCLVQICEVYLPGYYGPHMETVRLDAEVFAALLRRLLPRAHKHLQQVGVGPLLYLPEWFLCVFARSLPFPTVLRVWDAFLSEGVKVLFRVGLILVRLALGTSDQRLACPGLLETLEALRTIPQAQLQEEVFMAQVHSVALSEQDLQREIRTQLAQLPASVSGPLPRPQDRLPGAQAVFQAQQLAGLCGDSRKPEVPRIVVQPPEEPRRKPQTRGKTFHGFLTRARGPPIQGSPRAHRGSASFLDTRF; encoded by the exons ATGGCCCAGGCCCTGGGGGACGATCTGGTGCAGGATGACTCCAGCTCTTTGGGGTCCGACTCGGAGCTGAATGGACCTGGCCCCTATCGGCAGGCCGACCGCTATGGCTTCATTGGAGGCagctcagcagagctcag GCAAGGCCAACCCCCAGCAGACCTAGTCCGCCACAGGGAGATGAAATGGGTGGAGATGACATCACACTGGGAGAAGACCATGTCCCGACGATATAAGAAG GTGAAAATGAAGTGCCGGAAAGGGATCCCGTCGGCCCTGCGGGCACGGTGCTGGCCGTTGCTCTGCGGTGCCCACGTGTGCCAGAGCAACAACCCCAAGACCTATGAG GAGCTGGCCAAAGCGCCCGGGGACCCCCAATGGATGGAGACCATCCGGCGGGACCTTCACCGCCAGTTCCCGCTGCACGAGATGTTCGTTTCACCCCAGGGCCACGG GCAGCAGgggctcctggaggtgctcaaggcctACACGCTGTTCCGACCCGAGCAGGGCTACTGTCAGGCCCAGGGCCCAGTGGCCGCGGTGCTGCTCATGCACCTGCCCCCCGAG GAGGCCTTCTGGTGCCTGGTGCAGATCTGTGAAGTCTACCTTCCCGGCTACTATGGACCCCACATG GAAACCGTGCGCCTGGACGCCGAGGTGTTTGCGGCGCTGCTGCGGCGTCTCCTCCCGCGCGCCCACAAGCACCTGCAGCAGGTGGGCGTCGGGCCACTGCTCTACCTGCCCGAGTGGTTCCTGTGCGTCTTCGCGCGCTCCCTGCCCTTCCCCACCGTGCTGCGTGTCTGGGACGCCTTCCTCAGCGAGG GTGTGAAGGTTCTTTTCCGCGTGGGGCTGATACTGGTACGCTTGGCTCTGGGCACCTCGGACCAGCGCCTGGCCTGCCCCGGGCTCCTGGAGACGCTGGAGGCGCTGCGGACCATTCCCCAGGCACAGCTGCAGGAGGAAGTGTTCATGGCCCAG GTGCACAGTGTGGCTCTGTCGGAGCAGGACCTGCAGCGAGAGATCAGGACCCAGCTGGCCCAGCTGCCCGCCTCAGTGTCGGGGCCCCTGCCGAGGCCCCAGGACCGCCTGCCTGGGGCTCAGGCCGTGTTCCAGGCCCAGCAGCTGGCCGGGCTGTGCGGAGACAGCAGGAAGCCAGAGGTGCCCCGCATCGTGGTCCAGCCCCCCGAGGAGCCCCGGCGCAAGCCCCAGACCCGAGGCAAGACTTTCCATGGGTTCCTCACTCGGGCCCGGGGACCCCCGATCCAAGGCTCCCCTAGGGCCCACCGAGGCTCTGCCTCCTTCCTGGATACCCGGTTCTGA
- the TBC1D10C gene encoding carabin isoform X1, whose protein sequence is MAQALGDDLVQDDSSSLGSDSELNGPGPYRQADRYGFIGGSSAELRQGQPPADLVRHREMKWVEMTSHWEKTMSRRYKKVKMKCRKGIPSALRARCWPLLCGAHVCQSNNPKTYEELAKAPGDPQWMETIRRDLHRQFPLHEMFVSPQGHGQQGLLEVLKAYTLFRPEQGYCQAQGPVAAVLLMHLPPETWPVPPQEAFWCLVQICEVYLPGYYGPHMETVRLDAEVFAALLRRLLPRAHKHLQQVGVGPLLYLPEWFLCVFARSLPFPTVLRVWDAFLSEGVKVLFRVGLILVRLALGTSDQRLACPGLLETLEALRTIPQAQLQEEVFMAQVHSVALSEQDLQREIRTQLAQLPASVSGPLPRPQDRLPGAQAVFQAQQLAGLCGDSRKPEVPRIVVQPPEEPRRKPQTRGKTFHGFLTRARGPPIQGSPRAHRGSASFLDTRF, encoded by the exons ATGGCCCAGGCCCTGGGGGACGATCTGGTGCAGGATGACTCCAGCTCTTTGGGGTCCGACTCGGAGCTGAATGGACCTGGCCCCTATCGGCAGGCCGACCGCTATGGCTTCATTGGAGGCagctcagcagagctcag GCAAGGCCAACCCCCAGCAGACCTAGTCCGCCACAGGGAGATGAAATGGGTGGAGATGACATCACACTGGGAGAAGACCATGTCCCGACGATATAAGAAG GTGAAAATGAAGTGCCGGAAAGGGATCCCGTCGGCCCTGCGGGCACGGTGCTGGCCGTTGCTCTGCGGTGCCCACGTGTGCCAGAGCAACAACCCCAAGACCTATGAG GAGCTGGCCAAAGCGCCCGGGGACCCCCAATGGATGGAGACCATCCGGCGGGACCTTCACCGCCAGTTCCCGCTGCACGAGATGTTCGTTTCACCCCAGGGCCACGG GCAGCAGgggctcctggaggtgctcaaggcctACACGCTGTTCCGACCCGAGCAGGGCTACTGTCAGGCCCAGGGCCCAGTGGCCGCGGTGCTGCTCATGCACCTGCCCCCCGAG ACATGGCCTGTCCCACCTCAGGAGGCCTTCTGGTGCCTGGTGCAGATCTGTGAAGTCTACCTTCCCGGCTACTATGGACCCCACATG GAAACCGTGCGCCTGGACGCCGAGGTGTTTGCGGCGCTGCTGCGGCGTCTCCTCCCGCGCGCCCACAAGCACCTGCAGCAGGTGGGCGTCGGGCCACTGCTCTACCTGCCCGAGTGGTTCCTGTGCGTCTTCGCGCGCTCCCTGCCCTTCCCCACCGTGCTGCGTGTCTGGGACGCCTTCCTCAGCGAGG GTGTGAAGGTTCTTTTCCGCGTGGGGCTGATACTGGTACGCTTGGCTCTGGGCACCTCGGACCAGCGCCTGGCCTGCCCCGGGCTCCTGGAGACGCTGGAGGCGCTGCGGACCATTCCCCAGGCACAGCTGCAGGAGGAAGTGTTCATGGCCCAG GTGCACAGTGTGGCTCTGTCGGAGCAGGACCTGCAGCGAGAGATCAGGACCCAGCTGGCCCAGCTGCCCGCCTCAGTGTCGGGGCCCCTGCCGAGGCCCCAGGACCGCCTGCCTGGGGCTCAGGCCGTGTTCCAGGCCCAGCAGCTGGCCGGGCTGTGCGGAGACAGCAGGAAGCCAGAGGTGCCCCGCATCGTGGTCCAGCCCCCCGAGGAGCCCCGGCGCAAGCCCCAGACCCGAGGCAAGACTTTCCATGGGTTCCTCACTCGGGCCCGGGGACCCCCGATCCAAGGCTCCCCTAGGGCCCACCGAGGCTCTGCCTCCTTCCTGGATACCCGGTTCTGA